The following is a genomic window from Apodemus sylvaticus chromosome 10, mApoSyl1.1, whole genome shotgun sequence.
CTTCGTGACCTGCTCCGTGGGCTTTTCGGGCTGTCTTCTGCTCAGAGAGAAATGGTTTACGCGTCGCGGGAGTCGTCGCCCACGCGGCGCCTCAACAACCTGTCGCCCGCATCGCACCTAGCATCTAGCTCCCCGCCTCCAGGGCTGCCATCGGGGCTGCCTTCGGGACTGCCATCGGGCTCGCCCTCGCGCTCACGCCTCTCGTACGCTGGAGGCCGGCCGCCCTCTTACGCCGGCAGCCCGGTGCACCACGCGGCTGAGCGACTGGGAGGCGCCCCCACCAGCCAGGGcgtgagccccagccccagcgcCATCCTGGAGCGGCGCGACGTGAAGCCAGATGAGGACCTGGCGGCCAAGGCGGGCGGCATGGTGCTGGTGAAGGGCGAGGGCCTCTACGCCGATCCCTACGGGCTGCTGCACGAGGGCCGGCTGAGCCTGGCCGCCGCGGCGGGAGACCCGTTCGCATACCCGGGCGCGGGCGGCTTGTACAAGCGGGGCTCCGTGCGCTCGCTCAGCACCTACTCGGCCGCCGCGCTGCAGTCCGACCTGGAGGACTCGCTGTACAAGGCGGGCGCCGGCGGCCCGCTCTACGGAGACGGCTACGGCTTCCGTCTGCCGCCCTCGTCCCCGCAGAAGCTGGCCGACGTCTCGGCGCCCCCCGGGGGACCGCCACCCCCGCACAGCCCCTACTCGGGGCCACCCAGCCGCGGCTCGCCGGTGCGCCAGTCCTTCCGCAAAGATTCGGGCTCCTCGTCGGTCTTTGCTGAGAGTCCTGGGGGCAAGGCCCGCAGCACCGGGAGTGCCTCTACGACCGGAGCACCACCTTCTGAACTCTTCCCTGGACCTGGGGAGCGCTCCCTCGTAGGGTTCGGGCCGCCGGTGCCAGCCAAAGACACAGAGACCAGGTGAGGAAACATATCGGACAAAGGAGATGGCCAGAGTGTCTCCCATGTGGCAGGGAGGACACTGGAGGGATGGGTGAAGCCTTAAGTGATGCTTCCAGAGACCCACTTCTGTGTTTACTTCCCTAGTCTTAGTTTACCCAGCAGGAAAATGGAGCTCTGACCCAGCCCCCTTTAGTGTCCTGCCAGTCCTGAGAGCTGTCCAGCACATAACCCCGCTGAAATCCTTGGAGCAGCCTCGGGATCGGGAGGAGTTGggctttttgtgtttgtgttttgtgttctcgGGACCGGGTCTTGCTGAGTGGCCGAGGCTACTCAAactctgcagcccctcccccaccccagcatctgCTGAGATTTCAAACATGTGCTGACCCTGGTAAGAGGGCAGAGGAGAGCTAGGAGTTTGATCTCGTCTGGCGGTCAGGTCAGGGAAAGACTAGCTGTCCTCCAGTTGCTTATCTTAGGAGTAGGGAGTAGGGTGGGTAGGAGGGGCCACGCGTTTACAGGAGGGCTTATTGTCACCCTCCTCCCCAGGGAGCGCATGGAGGCCATGGAGAAGCAGATTGCCAGCCTCACTGGCCTAGTACAGAGCGCCCTTCTGCGAGGCTCAGAGCCGGAGACCCCAAGGTAAGACACCCTCCCCCCAACAAACTGTCCGAGCCGGGCTTTGAGGCAGAGATGTGGGCAGTGAGCTAAATTAGAAGCCCGTGTTTACTGTGCGACTCGGactcccttctcttttctgtgGCTCTATCCTAAGGTCAGGGAGCTGGGTGACATTTAAGGTCCCCTTCAGCTTTGATGGTCTGAGGCCAGTCCAGGCCCCCAcggacattttcttttctttccttcacagTGAGAAGATTGAAGGCTCCAATGGAGCAGCCACCCCCTCAGCACGTAAGtggcccttctcttcctctcagaGGTTTAGGATTAGTTTCCGAATCCTTAACCGGATCTTAGGGAGTCGCTACATCATGGGCTATCCACAGATTTCCACTTTGGATGGTGTGGGGCCTCGAGTGGAGaggctcctccccttccctgttggcTCCCCTCTCTCATGGCTCCTCCTTCTGGTCTCTCTCAGCAGTGTGTGGGTCAGGCAGCAGGAGTAGCGGGGCCACTCCGGTGTCCGGCCCTCCCCCGCCCTCAGCCAGCAGCACCCCTGCAGGGCAGCCCACTGCTGCCAGCCGtctgcagatgcagatgcatcTGCGTGGCCTACAGAACAGCGCTAGCGACCTGCGTGGCCAGCTTCAGCAGTTGCGCAAGCTCCAGGTACCGctccctccccgccccgcccaccccacaccccacctgccccgcccccacctaCTTGCTAAAACTTCTCTCTGCAAGTGCTGCCCCACCTTTCCCCAGCATTCCGCTCCAGCGAGTGGAATCCCTCCCGTATTGTCAGTGGTCCTTCAGACCCCTTTTCTGCCTCCCTTTCTAGTTTCCGTTACTATTAAACCTCAGACCCCTCATCAAGCCCCGACACTTCACTGAGCCCCagtccccttccccatccctgaGCTGTGCCcaccactccccccacccccatgcactATCCTTTGCGATGGTCCTGGTTCTGTCAGGTCCGGGAACTGTATCCTCCAAGTCCCTTTCGCTCCCCCTTCCTGAGCCTGGAGTAGCTGTCCCGCCCTGCCTGGCAGATGGTTCCACCTGTCAGGAGCCTGGCATCTTCGTGCCGGCTCTTCACGGAGGGGCTTAGGGCTTGTCAGGTGAGGATAATGAGCAGAGACAAGCTGGGAGCGGGGGCAGAGAGCTGCCATCTGGGCCACAGATACGAGCTTGGCCACCCACGTCAACTGGGGCACTTTGCAGCCCCTGCTGCATCGGCAGACGCTATAGATCTCCGTTTGAATCCTTCACCCCAGCTGTCTCCACTCAGGGCTTCTTGAGGCCACAGGTCCACAGTCACACTGTTGTCAGGGCCTTATCTAGTGTCTGTCACTCTTTGGCCACACAAATTCTCATCCTCTTCTTCTGCCCCTATATTTCTCCAGAATATAAGCTTGATCTCCCTCCCCGGTTGTCCCAATCTTCACTGCTGCTCACAGCCATGCGGGTGAAGCCCAGTGTAATTTTGTCCCCTCCGTGAACCCTATCATCCCTGGCCGGGATATCTTGTTGGGTTCTCCTATCTCTACCTTGCCACGCCTTGGGGGCAGCTCACACCCATAGCCCACCAACCCATTCTACTGTGGAGTTTCGTTTGCGCGGGGATGCCCTCTGCCCACCCTTCCCAACATGCGTCCTCCTCCCACCCGGTCATGCGAGCATTCTTGCGTCCCGCAGCTCCAGAACCAGGAGTCCGTGCGCGCGCTGCTGAAGCGCACCGAGGCGGAGCTGAGCATGCGCGTGTCGGAGGTGGCGCGGCGGCAGGAGGACCCGCTGCAGCGGCAGCGCACCCTGGTGGAAGAGGAGCGTTTGCGTTACCTCAACGACGAGGAGCTCATTACTCAGCAGCTCAAGTGAGGCTGGGTCCCGGCATTGgggggcaggggtggtggtgAGGAGAGGACCCGAGCCGAGCCGTGTCTGGGGAGAAGCGGGCACGATGCGGCTCGGGCGAGCCAGCCTGACTCATACGGGAGGTGCAGCTCCCATATTTTGGAATCACAGATGACGTTTGTTGGTTTGTTCTGAAGTCTGATTTCACCCTCCGATGTGGCCTGATTTCTCTATGACCCACAAACCTTTGGCCATCCGGCACAATTCctgatttccttttttctggcttggtgcctgcctctgccatgaTATTGCTTCCAGTGGCCTGCAGCCTGCTCTCATAATGCCAGCCGCCTGTTTTCCCTCTACCCTGTGCCTGCTTTCCTTCTGACCTAAGACCAAGGTAGCGTCACCCTTGGGTTGTGCAAGAAGGTGGAGTGGCAGGGGGTTGACACCTGCCCAGGTGGTTCGTGACCCTTTACCCCCCTGATCCCTGAGACCAAGCATCAAAGAAAACCCTTCCCTCCTCCGCACAGTGGAGCTAGGCTCTAGCAGTCTTGAAGAAGGAGGAACAGAGCACAACCCAACCCTGCTTAGACGCGGAAGGGTTAACAGAAGACAGTCTGATCTAGATTTAGCAAATGGCTGTCTGGCCACAATTCCATTGTCTGGCACCTGTGGAGGGAGCCTCTGCTGGTTTTCCCTGACCATACAGGAAGCAACCCCATCATCTAACACAGCCTTTTCTCCTGAGTTGCTTGGGCTGAGGCAAAGGCCCCTCCCTTTCTTGTGGTCCCTTTTAGTGACACAGGGCAGTAGGGGATCCAGAGACAGCTCCAGAATCTAGGGGCTACTTGATCGAGGTAGCTGCCACCCTTCTGCACCTCAGCATCCTTATCAgtactaagatttttttttttttttttgcagttcttTTGGAAACAGCTGAGGGCTTGGCTGCACTAAGGGATTTGGGACTGGGGAGACAAGAAAGCTGCTCTAGGGTGCTACCCACTAAGTTATAGCTGTTCTAGGGTGCTTCCCACTAAGTCATAGCTGCTCTAGGGTGCTACCCCACTAAGTCATAGCTGTTCTAGGGTGCTACCCCACTAAGTCATATCCGGGGCCCTTACCACAGGGGCTATATGAGGAGGTCATACTTGGGGGCCCAGGTAAACTGGAATGCATTTTGGCAATGTTTAAGGTAAGATCCTGGGACCCCCATGCAGCTGAAGTGCAGTGAAGCCATCTCATATGGTAATGAGCCAGCAGCGAAAACGCCAACCCACCATGTGTCTGGATGGGATGACGCAGGGGCAGCCACCGCAGCAGATCTCTATGCAGACCCGAGGCTGCCACCCTCTGTTTCAGGGGTTCCGTGTTTCCTTCACTCCCCTGTCTTTTCGTTGTCTCTTTCCATTTTGCATAGGGAGCTTGGCCAGGATTTTCAAAAGGAGTTAGTCCGAGACATTAAAGAGAACTtaagaggtggggggaggagccCTCAAAGCTCTGGGGCAAAAGCGATGAAAGGAGCGATCCATGCTCTGCTCTTCATGGCTGTCTGCTCCCTGGCTGCCCGGCGCCCTCAGTTCTCCAGGAACACAGAGACTCCCCACCCCATCGTACTCATTGCTTCCTGGACTGCTCCTTGTAGAGAACTTGGGAACTGCTGAGTCTCCAGCCTGGCGCGTGTCTCTCTTGAGTGAGGCAGGGACTGGGCCCCTTGGTGGTTCTGGTCTAGCCTTAAGGACGGTCACCTGCCTCCTACCTTAGCCACGTGGCAATAGTCCTGCGCCCCTATGCATCGCCccccctcatctctctctcacgttccctttcctttgttccttcctcttttctgacATCCTGCTGGCAGTTGAGcctgggttttggttttattcCCGCTGGGCACACTCACCTGACTGTCTAGCCAAAGCCTTGGGCTTTCTCTGGATGGATATGGTCCCTGACTGAAGCCTGTTGACTCCTGGAGTCTGTCTGCTGGCCCAGAGCTAGCTCTGGGAAAGGGCTGGGGTTTTGcttcgttttgtttgttttccccatGTGGTAGAGTGAGGCTCAATGAGACTGCAGGTAAGCGACATCCTTCAGTTTGGAATTGAGACACCATAGAACCAATGGCTGCAGTCCCACATGAGTGCATACTGCCACGCCACAGAAGTGATCTGACCTTGAACTAGTTTACCTCAGAGCTCCTGCCATCCCCCCTTTAAGGCCTAACCACAGTGTTCCTTATTTATTTAAAGCAGATGctatgacaaaaaacaaaacaaaataaaacaaaacaaaaacccgcTCCTAAGTCCTTTAATGGTTCTACAGTAAAGGActttaagttgggtgtggtggcggaagcctgtaatcctagtgctcaGGAGGAGGGCAGAAGTGTCTTTAGTCAGGCCGTCCTCAGCCAGCTTGGGATATGTTGAGATGCGactgcaaaaaataaatagatagatagatagatagatagatagataaatgagctagagagacggctcgggggttaagaacacttattgctcttgtagtaaaaacaacagcaacaaaaccccagatttagtccccagcacccacatggtggctcacagccacctctaGCTCAGAGGTTCTAACGTGTCTGCTTTTGTCTTCTGCAGTGGTAAGGCCAGCAcacagaacacaaacacacaggcaaaacacatacGCACCTAAAGTTCAATAAatacattattctttaaaaaaagcatgatagatctttctttcttagaaaacACTGTAGAAGGGTTTGCAATGCAGATCTAGACACTAGAGGTTCTGCTATGGTCACCATGCACTTCCCAAGTCACCCAGGCCGCGGTTCTTCCTAATCAaccaggaagggaaagagaacagaGGGAGCTTGCACAGCAGGGCTGTATGGGCCAGCTCCAGAAGTGCCCTTTCCATCCTCACTTCCCGGTGTAGGCCTCAGGGGAGAGGCCACTTTTCCCTCcctttcagagacagggtttctctgtgtagccctggctatcctggaactcactctgtaaaccagcctagcctcagactcagagatctacctgcctctgccttgcaaatgctgggattaaaagtgtgtaccaccactgcctggcttgaaagCCCACTTCTAATTGCAAGAAAAGCTGGGAAATGTAATCTAGTGTTTGTCCGTGTGTCAGCTGGAAGCAGTGTTCTCACCGACAGGATTGTTTTAAGGTTAAAGTAAGGAAAAGCATGTACAGGCCTGACCATCCGGTACCAACACGATGAACAAGAAATGCTAAATGTGGTTCTTTAACCGGCAGTGCTGAATCTCAGGGCTTTGTCCTTGACTCTGCCCAGGTCTGTCTGTTCATCTGCTGGTTGGCCCATGCTGTCTAAGGCATGCTCGTGGGATTGATTGACAACACTGAACTTTAAAACAGCAGACATGTTGGATGGTAGAACAGATTCAAGTCGTTTGCACGTGGGCTGTTGGGTTGAAGTCTAACAGATGACAGGGATATATGTAAAGTCCCGCATGTGAGAGAGGGACGGCCCTGACTCACATGTAAGACTGCGATGACTTTCCTGCTGGTAATTCTTTCTCTCACTTCTTCATCccacaatatttaaaatatttaatttggtgctgggaatccaactcgggtcctctgcaagaggcagcaagtgctcttaactactaagtcaTTTCTCCAATTCCTCTGCCTTAGCTTTGGAGACCATGTCTCTCACTGACCTGTGAATGCCCAGGATTGggcatctcctcctcctcctcctcctgttcctcctcctcctcccccaccctgctgGGTTGAAGTTGTGCTACATTCTGCTCAGCAAACActttcctcactgagccatctccccggcctCCCTCCCACCCAGACATTAAGAGTTTACCACAAGGTTTACTTTTCTTGGGCTGttcgtttgttttgagacaacATCTTGTTGTAGGCCAGACTAACCTTAAACTTGTGATCCTACTCCACCagccttcccaagtgctgagatgacaggcttgtgccactataCTCTGCCCCTGAATTCAAGAAGATGTGGGATCATAAATGTGGTTCTCCATGAATCAGCTGAAAACCTGAGGGAGGCGGTTTTGGCCTCAGGAAGAGAGAGCGCTGCGGCAGGATCGCTTTGACAAAAGGGGATGAGCGTGGCTATGCTCTCAGACATGGACGGACGAACAGACAGCTGCCTCTAGACCCCTTTGAGACTCAGtatggcctccaggttctccactGTGTCTAGGGAAGAGTCTGAGGCTTCACCCTGAGGGAAAGAGATTTGCTGATGTGGCTGTACATTAGAGCATGTGGGGCAGACTCCTTTAAGGAACTATTTGAAAATCTCATTTTTGAAATCCAGCATTTCCAATTTCACATGGGCATATAACCTGGGGAACGGCTTttgattttgtggttttgttttgtttgagtcagggtcttactatgtagcccaggctggcctcaatctttcaacaatcctcctgcctcagctttccaagtgctaggattacaggagtaAGCCATTACACCTGGCTATAGCTTTTAATTTTGATCTGATTGGTGACATGATTTCTTTCCAGCTGCTCAATTTCAGGGGGCTAGGCTGGGGCCGGAGGGGCTGAGAAGGGTCTCTCTGTGCCCGCAGTGACCTAGAGAAGTCAGTGGAGAAGATCCAGAGGGACGTGGCACACAACCACCGACTGGTGCCCGGCCCTGAGCTGGAAGAGAAGGCCCTGGTGCTGAAGCAACTTGGCGAGACGCTGACAGAGCTCAAGGGTGAGGCTGCCAGGCAAGGGTGACCCGGGGCTCCAGGCTGTGCCCCAGTGCCTCAGTCTGCCTCCCCAGCCAGCTCACTCCCCCTGCCCTCTCAGCTCACTTCCCAGGCCTGCAGAGTAAGATGCGGGTAGTGCTGCGTGTGGAGGTAGAGGCGGTGAAGTTCCTGAAGGAGGAACCACAGCGTCTTGATGGACTTCTCAAGCGCTGCCGCGGCGTCACTGACACGCTGGCCCAGATCCGAAGGTCATTCTCTACTTGATCTTTAGTTTCCCAGGGGGTTGCACACTGGGCCCAGACCCCTTATCCTGACTCCTCCTCGGAGATCACGTGTGCCAGTTACATCTGCTCTTCAAGTCTGACCCCGTGACCCCTGCATGCGAAAGCCTTGGCTTTCACTCCCATGCCTCTCTAGGCTCTCCCGTCTCTCCTGCAAGATTGCAGAGCCTTCCTGACATCTGTGGGTTCCCCTCCCGGGGCTGCCACCTCTCATTAGCTACTCCTCACTCTCCCAACCCTAGGCAAGTGGATGAGGGTGTGTGGCCTCCGCCCAACAATCTCCTGAACCAGTCCCCCAAGAAGGTGGCAGCCGAAACCGACTTCAGCAAAGGCTTGGATTTTGAAATTCCACCCCCGAGTCCTCCACTGAATCTCCATGAGCTGAGTGGGCCTGCCGAAGGCACCCCTCTTACCCCAAAGAGCGGCAACCCCACCAAAGGCCTGGATGCCCCCAGCAAGAGAAACACGGACAAAGCTGTGTCTGTTGAGGTGATG
Proteins encoded in this region:
- the Srcin1 gene encoding SRC kinase signaling inhibitor 1, encoding MQPWQCLRRFALAWWERTAEGRARSPREEVGPRDPGGRGEPDPERSSPPMLSADDAEYPREYRTLGGGGGGGSGGRRFSNVGLVHTSERRHTVIAAQSLEALSGLQKADADRKRDAFMDHLKSKYPQHALALRGQQDRMREQQPNYWSFKTRSSRHTQGAQPGLADQAAKLSYASAESLETMSEAELPLGFSRMNRFRQSLPLSRSASQTKLRSPGVLFLQFGEETRRVHITHEVSSLDTLHALIAHMFPQKLTMGMLKSPNTAILIKDEARNVFYELEDVRDIQDRSIIKIYRKEPLYAAFPGSHLTNGDLRREMVYASRESSPTRRLNNLSPASHLASSSPPPGLPSGLPSGLPSGSPSRSRLSYAGGRPPSYAGSPVHHAAERLGGAPTSQGVSPSPSAILERRDVKPDEDLAAKAGGMVLVKGEGLYADPYGLLHEGRLSLAAAAGDPFAYPGAGGLYKRGSVRSLSTYSAAALQSDLEDSLYKAGAGGPLYGDGYGFRLPPSSPQKLADVSAPPGGPPPPHSPYSGPPSRGSPVRQSFRKDSGSSSVFAESPGGKARSTGSASTTGAPPSELFPGPGERSLVGFGPPVPAKDTETRERMEAMEKQIASLTGLVQSALLRGSEPETPSEKIEGSNGAATPSAPVCGSGSRSSGATPVSGPPPPSASSTPAGQPTAASRLQMQMHLRGLQNSASDLRGQLQQLRKLQLQNQESVRALLKRTEAELSMRVSEVARRQEDPLQRQRTLVEEERLRYLNDEELITQQLNDLEKSVEKIQRDVAHNHRLVPGPELEEKALVLKQLGETLTELKAHFPGLQSKMRVVLRVEVEAVKFLKEEPQRLDGLLKRCRGVTDTLAQIRRQVDEGVWPPPNNLLNQSPKKVAAETDFSKGLDFEIPPPSPPLNLHELSGPAEGTPLTPKSGNPTKGLDAPSKRNTDKAVSVEAAERDWEEKRAALTQYSAKDINRLLEETQAELLKAIPDLDCASKTHPGPTPTTDHKPPKAPHGQKAAPRTEPSGRRGSDELTVPRYRTEKPSKSPPPPPPRRSFPSSHGLTTTRTGEVVVTSKKDSVFIKKAESEELEVQKPQVKLRRAVSEVVRPSSTPPIMASAIKDEDDEERIIAELESGGGSVPPMKVVTPGGASRLKAAQGPAGSPDKGKHSKQRTEYMRIQAQQQATKPSKEVSGPNETSSPGSEKPSGSRTSIPVLTSFGARNSSISF